Proteins found in one Balneola sp. genomic segment:
- a CDS encoding T9SS C-terminal target domain-containing protein has translation MSDAFAHDGGTLSLEVSGNAANIDFVDLIKETTVGVSNEPVETPSGFALSQNYPNPFNPSTNINFTLPVASDVQLTVYNLLGQKVATLVDDSRTAGNHTVRFDARSLASGVYFYQLKAGEFTLQRRMTLIK, from the coding sequence ATGTCAGACGCTTTCGCCCATGATGGTGGAACTCTTTCACTAGAAGTATCAGGTAATGCGGCTAATATCGATTTCGTTGATTTGATCAAAGAAACTACTGTAGGTGTTTCCAATGAGCCTGTAGAAACTCCTAGTGGATTCGCTCTTTCTCAAAACTACCCGAATCCATTTAACCCTTCTACAAATATCAACTTTACCTTACCAGTAGCTTCAGATGTACAACTAACCGTATACAACCTGCTAGGTCAAAAAGTAGCTACGCTTGTTGACGATTCAAGAACAGCAGGAAACCACACGGTAAGATTTGATGCAAGATCTTTAGCATCAGGAGTGTATTTCTATCAGCTAAAAGCTGGTGAATTTACACTTCAACGTAGAATGACACTTATCAAGTAG
- a CDS encoding ROK family transcriptional regulator, protein MKLTLVISNLLTGTNLTYTKAYNFRIVFETIRLFGPISRADVARRTSLTAQTVSNIVSRLLDQNFVQEGKKLQKQRGAPSTTLEVNPEGAYSVGLDFNRDHLTGILVDLAGTLKTKIFYEVDSPHPEEAIKLMVSTIQQLTASEEVKRSHFCGVGICIPGPLEINKNNEISNTINPKAFPNWKHVPIGEMLKEHINAPLFIDNNASAATIGERWYGAGKNISNFVYAFFGVGLGGGLVLNGNLYEGQNQNAGEFGYLPYYGEKSPLSDSDQPHIGEHFDLKKLYKWLQQFGVKANRPEDLGYLYEDKNEYFMSWLESAKQYLAEIFLIAEYFIDMEVVILGGRIPTAILEDIASVLPDKIASYRKELKTSSPIFQCGTAGSDAAALGAATLPMFDLFAAQADVLIKNNSSD, encoded by the coding sequence ATTAAACTCACTTTAGTAATTAGTAATTTGTTAACGGGGACTAATCTTACATACACCAAAGCGTACAATTTTCGCATTGTATTCGAAACGATACGTTTGTTTGGTCCCATTTCAAGGGCAGATGTCGCACGAAGAACCAGCCTTACTGCTCAAACGGTTTCCAATATTGTGTCTCGGTTGTTGGACCAAAACTTTGTACAGGAAGGGAAGAAACTCCAAAAACAGCGTGGAGCTCCATCAACTACCCTGGAAGTGAATCCGGAAGGGGCTTATTCAGTTGGTTTGGATTTTAACCGAGACCACTTAACCGGTATCCTTGTAGATCTCGCAGGTACTTTGAAGACTAAAATATTCTATGAAGTAGATTCTCCGCATCCGGAAGAAGCAATAAAACTTATGGTTTCTACTATCCAGCAGCTTACGGCTTCTGAAGAGGTTAAAAGATCTCACTTTTGCGGAGTAGGTATTTGTATTCCTGGTCCTCTTGAGATTAATAAGAATAACGAGATCAGTAACACCATTAACCCAAAGGCTTTTCCGAACTGGAAACATGTACCTATCGGAGAAATGCTTAAAGAGCATATTAATGCTCCCCTTTTCATAGATAATAATGCCTCTGCTGCAACTATTGGTGAGCGTTGGTATGGCGCCGGAAAAAACATCTCCAATTTTGTATATGCATTCTTTGGAGTAGGTCTTGGTGGAGGATTAGTTTTAAACGGAAACCTTTATGAGGGTCAAAATCAGAATGCAGGAGAATTTGGTTATCTCCCTTATTATGGCGAAAAAAGTCCCCTCAGTGATTCCGACCAACCACACATTGGAGAACATTTCGATTTAAAGAAGCTCTACAAATGGCTCCAGCAATTCGGTGTTAAAGCCAATCGCCCTGAAGACCTTGGCTATTTATATGAAGACAAGAATGAGTACTTCATGAGCTGGCTTGAGTCAGCCAAACAGTATCTGGCTGAGATATTTTTAATTGCTGAGTATTTCATTGATATGGAAGTAGTAATTCTAGGAGGGCGAATTCCTACTGCAATACTGGAGGATATTGCCAGTGTACTTCCTGATAAAATTGCTTCCTATCGTAAAGAGCTTAAAACTTCTTCTCCTATCTTTCAATGTGGTACAGCCGGATCTGATGCTGCTGCTCTGGGAGCCGCAACCCTGCCAATGTTTGATTTGTTCGCGGCTCAGGCTGATGTGCTAATTAAGAATAACTCCTCCGACTAA
- a CDS encoding glycosidase, whose product MSEIFHTRKQKLQAAHIALLSKKNHAEDIGNGIYKRYQNPVVTAEHTPLTWRYDFNPETNPFLMERFGINAAFNAGAIKFGGKYVLVVRVEGNDRKSFFAVAESDSPTEGFVFRDEPITMPETDIPDTNIYDMRLTEHEDGWIYGIFCTERKDTRVPASDTSSAVAQAGIARTKDLVHWERLPDLKTNSEQQRNVVLHPEFVNGKYALYTRPQDGFIDAGKGGGIGWALSDSMNPASVDVEQVIDERIYHTIKEVKNGQGPAPLKTDKGWLHLAHGVRNTAAGLRYVLYVFMTSLDDPSKVIHRPGGHFIAPLGEERVGDVSNVAFANGWIRDDDDKVYVYYASSDTRMHVAETSIAQLVDYTVNTPEDGYRSATSVETVKKIVEGNNVLV is encoded by the coding sequence ATGTCAGAAATTTTTCATACACGAAAACAAAAGCTACAGGCAGCACATATAGCACTGCTTAGTAAAAAAAATCATGCCGAGGATATAGGGAATGGAATATATAAGCGCTACCAAAATCCGGTAGTTACTGCTGAGCATACTCCTTTAACCTGGAGATATGATTTCAACCCTGAAACGAATCCTTTTTTAATGGAGCGGTTTGGAATAAATGCGGCGTTTAATGCCGGAGCCATCAAGTTTGGTGGTAAATATGTGCTAGTGGTAAGGGTAGAAGGTAACGACCGAAAATCCTTTTTCGCTGTGGCCGAGAGTGATTCTCCCACTGAAGGATTTGTATTTAGGGATGAGCCCATAACTATGCCCGAAACTGATATTCCTGATACCAACATTTATGACATGAGGCTAACCGAACATGAGGACGGTTGGATCTATGGCATATTCTGTACGGAACGTAAAGATACTCGTGTTCCTGCAAGCGACACGAGCAGTGCAGTAGCACAGGCAGGTATAGCAAGAACAAAAGATCTGGTTCATTGGGAGCGCCTTCCGGATCTGAAAACAAATTCTGAACAGCAGCGCAATGTGGTGTTGCACCCTGAATTCGTGAATGGTAAATACGCGCTTTACACACGTCCTCAAGATGGCTTTATCGATGCCGGAAAAGGAGGGGGAATAGGCTGGGCTTTATCAGATTCGATGAATCCGGCAAGTGTGGATGTTGAACAAGTTATTGATGAACGTATCTATCATACCATAAAAGAAGTGAAGAACGGGCAAGGCCCGGCGCCACTGAAAACCGACAAAGGCTGGTTACATCTGGCACATGGCGTAAGGAATACAGCCGCAGGTCTTAGATATGTACTCTATGTATTTATGACGTCACTGGATGATCCTTCGAAAGTAATACATCGACCTGGAGGACATTTTATTGCCCCTTTAGGTGAAGAACGGGTTGGTGATGTATCCAATGTAGCCTTTGCTAATGGCTGGATTCGCGATGACGATGACAAGGTGTATGTCTATTACGCTTCATCAGATACCCGTATGCACGTAGCAGAAACAAGCATTGCTCAGTTAGTTGACTACACAGTAAACACTCCTGAAGATGGATATAGATCAGCTACCAGTGTTGAAACCGTTAAAAAGATAGTGGAAGGCAACAACGTATTGGTGTAA
- a CDS encoding sodium:solute symporter, with amino-acid sequence MKLHLIDALIVLAYLLATVVIGFALKKKAQQSKESYLLGGKQLPWYMLGLSNASGMFDISGTVWLVTILFVYGLKSIWLPWLWPVFNQIFLMVFLSMWLRRSNVTTGAEWIGTRFGFSGGAKKSHVIVVVFALIMGLGYLTYGFIGLGKFVEIFIPWEFLSMYIPLDIPLEYVPHFYGIVFTCFAIFYSLLGGMMSIVWADLIQFIIMAISSIVIGVIAMMALSESTLVIPEGWISPFFGWELNMDWTAIIPEVNQKIRDDGFSLFSVLFMMMIFKGVLVSLAGPAPNYDMQKILSTKSEREAALMSGSVSVILMPIRYFMIAGFAVLGLLFFEELDLMVPGRGLDFEQILPSAISQFVPVGFLGLLLAGLLAAFMSTFAGTLNAAQAYLVNDIYIKYVNPKAENAKIQTMNYVAGLGMVIFSIVLGFFAKDVNDVLQWIVGGLYGSYVAANVLKWYWWRFNGNGFFWGMVGGLIPALTFRFIFEGVLDTYTFPLMLLISVIACLIGTFTAPPVEEEVLKKFYKTVKPWGFWKPIHDKVVAEDPNFVKNTGFKSDMFNVVIGTIWQTALVIFPVYLVLMEAVPLAISIGIAIITSYILKKTWFDKLPA; translated from the coding sequence ATGAAACTCCACTTAATTGACGCTCTTATTGTACTGGCCTACTTACTCGCCACTGTAGTAATAGGTTTTGCACTTAAAAAGAAGGCACAGCAATCCAAAGAATCCTATCTGCTGGGAGGAAAACAACTTCCCTGGTACATGCTGGGGCTTTCAAATGCCTCTGGGATGTTCGATATATCCGGAACAGTGTGGTTGGTTACCATCTTGTTTGTGTATGGCCTGAAAAGTATCTGGTTGCCCTGGCTATGGCCGGTATTCAATCAAATATTCTTGATGGTATTCCTTTCGATGTGGCTTCGTCGCTCAAATGTAACCACAGGAGCAGAGTGGATAGGCACTCGATTTGGTTTTTCTGGAGGGGCCAAAAAATCACATGTTATTGTAGTGGTATTCGCACTCATTATGGGGCTCGGATACCTGACCTACGGTTTTATTGGACTGGGTAAATTTGTTGAGATTTTTATTCCATGGGAATTCCTTAGCATGTATATCCCGCTGGATATTCCTTTGGAATACGTTCCACATTTCTACGGGATTGTGTTTACCTGCTTTGCCATCTTCTACTCCTTATTAGGAGGGATGATGAGTATAGTTTGGGCAGATCTGATTCAGTTCATCATTATGGCAATTTCAAGTATTGTGATTGGGGTCATCGCAATGATGGCGCTTTCTGAAAGTACCCTGGTCATTCCGGAAGGATGGATTAGTCCATTCTTTGGCTGGGAATTGAATATGGACTGGACAGCGATTATTCCCGAGGTGAACCAGAAAATTAGAGACGATGGCTTCTCTCTGTTTTCCGTGCTCTTTATGATGATGATTTTCAAAGGGGTGTTGGTGAGTTTGGCAGGTCCGGCTCCTAATTATGATATGCAGAAAATCCTGTCTACCAAATCAGAGCGTGAAGCCGCATTAATGAGTGGATCAGTATCTGTAATCCTGATGCCAATCCGGTACTTCATGATCGCTGGTTTTGCAGTTCTTGGACTTCTCTTCTTTGAAGAATTAGACTTGATGGTACCCGGACGAGGTCTCGATTTCGAACAAATACTCCCATCAGCTATCAGTCAATTTGTTCCGGTTGGTTTCCTTGGACTATTGCTAGCTGGTTTATTAGCAGCTTTCATGTCAACCTTTGCCGGAACCTTAAATGCAGCTCAGGCTTACCTGGTTAATGATATTTATATCAAATATGTGAATCCAAAAGCAGAAAATGCCAAGATCCAAACCATGAATTACGTGGCAGGTTTGGGGATGGTGATCTTTAGTATTGTACTGGGCTTTTTTGCGAAGGATGTTAATGACGTACTTCAATGGATTGTGGGTGGCCTTTATGGCAGTTATGTAGCTGCCAACGTACTTAAATGGTACTGGTGGCGATTCAACGGAAATGGCTTTTTCTGGGGTATGGTTGGAGGCTTAATTCCTGCGCTTACCTTTAGATTTATTTTCGAAGGAGTACTGGACACCTACACCTTTCCACTCATGCTCCTCATTTCAGTAATTGCCTGTTTGATAGGAACCTTCACCGCTCCGCCGGTAGAGGAAGAAGTCCTCAAAAAATTCTACAAAACAGTTAAACCATGGGGTTTCTGGAAGCCTATTCACGATAAAGTTGTAGCAGAAGATCCTAATTTTGTGAAGAATACTGGTTTTAAATCGGACATGTTCAATGTTGTGATTGGAACCATCTGGCAAACAGCATTAGTAATCTTCCCAGTGTATCTAGTGTTAATGGAAGCAGTACCGCTTGCAATAAGTATAGGTATTGCCATAATCACCTCATACATCCTCAAGAAAACCTGGTTCGATAAGCTTCCAGCATAA
- a CDS encoding Na-K-Cl cotransporter, producing MYLRFGWVVGNVGLVNSLIIVTLATSITFLTSLSVAAIATDQRVRIGGAYYMISRSLGIESGGAIGIPLYIALALSVALYVVGFAESVVGVFPELDVRWVGVITTLGVTALALISARAAIRVQYVIMLAIGISLLSLVFGSPVEASEPATSVLTNREPFWVVFAVFFPAVTGIMAGVNMSGDLKNPTKSIPSGTFAAIGVGYLIYIGLVLILAFRAVPEDLISDPLIMRKMAFWGDAILLGVWGATLSSAVGSILGGPRVLQALAKDKILPGWLSWLGKGSGQDEEPRLGTIFTMGVALVAVWFGDLNLIAPILSMFFLTTYGVINLAAGIEKLLDSPSFRPTFKVHWAISLLGAVGCFSVMFLINLTATLIALMFVGVIFFWLERRELTSVWGNVKNGLLMAVIREVLLKLSDDYEPKTWRPRPLVLSGSPRKRWYLIDFANSLTHNRGILTVATVFPDENISHQRRERMEDEIGNFLKKRAISALVRVVSSSDPFLGSVKLVEAYGMGKLVPNTIVLGGSENPDIREQYCGMVRKFYEMKRNVVLIHGGEFSHKNEFGRAKKVQRIDVWWGGFKGNGGLMMILVYMLQNSLSWKNAEINLKIIVENEEAVEEIESNMKGIVDQIRFEASIHVIVSNGEAFGEIFKRESQAADLIMLGMATPEDDFTSYYDNMLSLTEDMPTTAFVLAGQEISFGEVLIPNDTMTDT from the coding sequence ATGTACCTCCGATTTGGCTGGGTAGTTGGTAATGTTGGCCTGGTTAATAGTCTTATTATTGTTACGCTCGCAACCTCCATTACTTTTTTGACAAGCTTGTCAGTAGCTGCTATAGCCACTGACCAAAGGGTTCGAATTGGTGGAGCCTATTATATGATTAGTCGATCGCTGGGAATTGAGTCGGGAGGAGCGATAGGAATTCCATTATATATCGCTTTGGCCTTATCAGTGGCATTATATGTAGTGGGTTTTGCTGAAAGTGTGGTTGGAGTATTCCCTGAATTGGACGTACGTTGGGTTGGGGTAATTACTACTCTTGGAGTTACTGCGCTGGCATTAATTTCAGCTCGGGCAGCTATCAGGGTACAGTATGTGATTATGCTTGCGATTGGAATTTCTCTTCTCTCATTGGTTTTTGGGAGCCCCGTTGAAGCATCCGAACCTGCTACTTCTGTATTGACCAATAGAGAACCTTTTTGGGTAGTTTTTGCGGTTTTCTTTCCTGCTGTTACAGGGATAATGGCTGGCGTGAATATGTCGGGAGATTTGAAGAATCCAACGAAGTCCATCCCATCAGGAACATTTGCGGCTATTGGAGTTGGGTACCTGATCTACATCGGATTGGTTCTAATCCTTGCCTTTAGGGCAGTACCTGAAGATCTAATTTCAGATCCATTAATAATGCGGAAGATGGCATTTTGGGGAGATGCAATTTTATTGGGAGTTTGGGGTGCTACACTCTCGAGCGCGGTAGGTAGTATTTTAGGAGGCCCCAGAGTACTCCAGGCATTGGCAAAGGATAAGATATTACCGGGCTGGCTGTCATGGCTGGGTAAGGGAAGCGGACAGGATGAAGAGCCCCGGTTGGGTACCATCTTTACAATGGGGGTAGCGTTGGTAGCGGTTTGGTTTGGTGATTTGAATTTAATCGCTCCTATACTTTCTATGTTTTTTCTTACTACCTATGGGGTAATCAACCTCGCTGCCGGAATTGAGAAATTACTCGATAGCCCTTCATTTCGGCCAACATTTAAAGTCCATTGGGCAATATCATTATTAGGGGCGGTGGGTTGTTTTTCGGTGATGTTCCTCATCAATCTGACGGCTACCTTAATAGCACTTATGTTTGTCGGGGTCATTTTCTTTTGGTTGGAAAGGAGGGAATTAACATCGGTATGGGGTAATGTTAAAAACGGATTACTAATGGCGGTAATTCGGGAAGTACTCCTAAAACTTAGTGATGATTATGAACCTAAAACCTGGAGGCCAAGACCCCTGGTACTTTCAGGTTCGCCCAGAAAGCGCTGGTACCTTATTGATTTTGCAAATTCGTTAACCCACAATCGTGGGATATTAACGGTAGCAACTGTGTTTCCTGATGAAAATATATCGCATCAACGCAGGGAACGTATGGAAGATGAGATTGGGAATTTTCTAAAAAAGAGAGCCATAAGTGCTTTGGTGAGAGTAGTCTCATCCAGTGATCCTTTTTTAGGATCGGTGAAATTGGTTGAAGCTTATGGTATGGGGAAATTGGTTCCAAACACCATTGTTCTTGGGGGAAGTGAAAACCCGGATATCAGGGAGCAATATTGCGGGATGGTACGCAAGTTTTATGAAATGAAGAGAAACGTAGTGCTAATTCATGGAGGGGAGTTTTCTCATAAAAACGAGTTCGGAAGGGCAAAGAAAGTACAACGCATAGATGTATGGTGGGGTGGTTTCAAAGGAAATGGCGGGCTTATGATGATTCTTGTTTATATGCTCCAAAATAGTCTTTCATGGAAAAATGCTGAGATAAATCTGAAGATAATCGTTGAGAATGAAGAGGCTGTGGAAGAGATTGAATCCAATATGAAAGGCATTGTCGATCAAATTCGATTTGAGGCCAGCATCCACGTAATTGTATCTAATGGGGAAGCTTTTGGTGAGATTTTTAAGAGAGAATCACAGGCGGCAGATTTGATCATGCTTGGAATGGCTACCCCCGAAGATGATTTTACTTCTTACTACGACAATATGCTCTCTTTAACGGAAGATATGCCAACTACTGCTTTTGTACTTGCAGGCCAGGAAATTTCATTTGGTGAAGTACTGATTCCTAATGATACTATGACAGATACATAG
- a CDS encoding TonB-dependent receptor yields the protein MTRTSIFSLLVIIFFVSQVGYSNSLETVFFEAEKLEALREISTEKAFTGSVTGKVLEAGTNEPLIGASVLIKGTLKGDASDVDGDFTIRGIDAGVQTLVVSYLGFKTREIEIEITDGETVEIEIILEWEGVQGEEVTITAQARGQVAAINQQLQSNTISNIVSKDRIQDIPDVNAAESIGRLPGVAIQRDGGEANKVLIRGLSPKFSSITVNGVRIPSTGSDDRSVDLSLISSNMLDGIEVKKAITPDMDGDAIAGSVDLKLREAPEGFQWNANLQGGYTELQEYYENYKINASISDRLFDSNLGYIATFSADQYDRSADQLNVGYDTFTNPTTNVIDGLLIQSVNAQEYFNLRSRIGGSALFDYKIPDGKITGNIFYNRQKNDGHTRTNNIFNVNGRAGNDLSIFEGTTEILTTGLSFEKDFEWIRVDGGISRSSSLTKNPRDYFVQFRMESSIAEFVQDENGVPIWPLDTLGVQPIGVLPFVQPNDTITVLGATSINSLRQEEINYTNQINFTLPFDLNDQINGHVKFGGKLRWLDRSNDQEGKDRNWAYMTYQDYNEVTGEGGNEEELMRCIFEQTGSINGFNLFDELVVNNETAFSPYIPITYFNTGYDRNNFLTGEGGDGFPIGYAPGVSDMQRFLDAADNCMLGSQDAMLESPFSSRANDYTGNERYGAAYIMSEISLGQYVTFIPGVRWENDYSTYQTERFNVIYTQNVPSVQFAEDIEIERDYNFILPMFHLQVDPNEWLKIRAAYTETLARPDFTLYIPRANWDVQNNAITANNSALKPSESVNYDLSASVYQNHVGLFTVSGFQKTISDLPIWTRRFLTAQDTLTAEEAENLNIPFGGDNEWAGNGTSITTYENAPFDTEVWGVEFDWQTNFWYLPSVLKGLVLNINYTRMFSETSYRTTIQTGTLCVSACGTPFQTSIPVYGDSTRTGRAFDQPAHLLNVTLGYDYKGFSGRFSYLFQGDRLTGMVSVTRPVQDSFSDEYRRWDITLKQSLGEAIELYGNFSNLTSTPDRNLIGDGEGDSSRGFGSTSFVQYYGFTMDLGVRLRF from the coding sequence ATGACCAGGACTTCAATTTTTTCACTTTTAGTTATCATCTTTTTCGTTTCTCAAGTTGGATACTCAAATTCATTAGAAACTGTCTTTTTTGAGGCTGAAAAGCTGGAAGCGCTTCGTGAAATTTCAACAGAAAAAGCCTTTACAGGGAGTGTAACAGGGAAAGTATTAGAAGCGGGTACCAATGAGCCTTTGATTGGAGCGAGTGTCCTTATCAAGGGAACTCTCAAAGGAGATGCATCTGATGTAGACGGTGATTTCACCATTAGAGGTATTGATGCAGGAGTTCAAACTCTTGTTGTTTCTTATCTAGGGTTCAAAACAAGAGAAATTGAAATTGAAATTACGGATGGGGAAACTGTTGAAATTGAAATCATCCTGGAATGGGAAGGGGTACAAGGTGAAGAAGTAACTATTACTGCTCAGGCCAGAGGGCAGGTAGCCGCTATTAACCAACAGTTGCAATCGAATACAATCTCCAATATCGTATCCAAAGATAGAATACAGGACATACCGGATGTAAACGCTGCAGAATCTATAGGTCGACTTCCGGGTGTAGCTATTCAAAGGGATGGTGGTGAGGCCAATAAGGTATTGATTCGTGGCTTGTCTCCTAAATTTAGCTCCATAACTGTAAATGGTGTTCGAATTCCTTCAACTGGTTCAGATGATCGAAGTGTGGATTTATCTTTGATTTCCTCAAATATGCTGGATGGAATCGAAGTGAAAAAGGCAATTACCCCGGATATGGATGGAGATGCTATTGCAGGTTCAGTGGACTTGAAATTACGCGAAGCCCCGGAAGGCTTCCAGTGGAATGCGAACCTGCAAGGAGGGTATACCGAACTTCAGGAGTATTATGAGAATTACAAAATTAACGCATCAATTAGTGATCGGCTTTTCGATAGTAATCTGGGCTATATAGCAACCTTTAGTGCAGATCAATATGATCGAAGTGCTGATCAGTTGAACGTAGGTTATGATACTTTCACAAACCCTACAACAAATGTTATAGATGGTCTTCTGATACAATCTGTAAATGCTCAAGAGTACTTCAACTTAAGGAGCAGGATAGGAGGAAGCGCCCTTTTCGATTATAAGATTCCTGATGGAAAGATTACGGGGAATATTTTTTACAACCGTCAAAAAAATGATGGCCATACGCGAACGAATAATATTTTTAACGTCAATGGAAGAGCAGGAAATGATCTATCCATCTTTGAGGGAACAACCGAAATATTAACGACCGGATTAAGCTTCGAAAAAGATTTTGAATGGATTAGGGTTGACGGAGGAATATCCCGATCGAGCTCTCTCACAAAGAACCCTCGCGACTATTTCGTACAGTTTAGAATGGAATCTTCTATAGCTGAATTTGTACAGGACGAAAATGGAGTTCCGATTTGGCCCTTAGATACTCTTGGTGTTCAGCCTATTGGAGTACTTCCTTTTGTTCAGCCTAATGATACTATTACCGTACTTGGAGCTACTTCTATAAATAGTTTAAGGCAAGAAGAAATCAATTATACAAACCAAATCAATTTTACTCTACCATTTGATTTGAATGACCAGATAAATGGGCATGTAAAGTTTGGCGGAAAACTTAGATGGCTTGATCGAAGCAATGATCAGGAAGGAAAAGACAGGAATTGGGCGTACATGACTTACCAGGACTATAATGAAGTAACTGGAGAAGGGGGTAATGAAGAGGAATTAATGAGGTGTATTTTTGAGCAAACGGGCTCAATTAACGGATTTAATTTATTCGATGAGCTGGTAGTTAATAATGAAACTGCTTTTTCTCCATACATACCTATTACTTATTTCAATACTGGATATGATAGAAACAATTTTCTGACCGGTGAAGGTGGAGATGGATTTCCAATCGGATATGCTCCAGGAGTTTCTGATATGCAACGGTTTCTAGATGCAGCTGACAACTGTATGTTGGGTAGTCAGGATGCTATGCTGGAAAGTCCCTTCTCAAGTAGAGCAAATGACTACACAGGCAATGAACGATATGGTGCAGCGTATATCATGTCGGAAATAAGCCTTGGACAGTATGTAACCTTTATTCCGGGCGTGCGATGGGAGAATGACTATTCAACTTATCAGACAGAAAGGTTTAATGTTATTTATACACAAAACGTACCCAGCGTTCAGTTTGCTGAAGATATCGAGATAGAAAGAGATTACAATTTCATCCTGCCTATGTTTCATTTACAGGTGGATCCTAATGAATGGTTGAAAATAAGAGCGGCCTATACAGAAACTTTAGCCCGCCCTGATTTCACTTTATATATACCAAGAGCAAATTGGGATGTTCAAAATAATGCAATAACGGCCAATAACTCAGCATTGAAGCCTTCTGAATCGGTCAACTATGATCTTTCAGCATCGGTTTATCAGAATCATGTTGGTTTATTTACCGTTTCAGGGTTTCAGAAAACAATTTCAGACCTTCCGATTTGGACGAGAAGGTTTTTAACCGCGCAGGATACACTCACCGCAGAAGAAGCTGAAAACCTGAACATTCCATTTGGAGGAGATAATGAATGGGCAGGGAATGGTACTTCCATTACAACCTATGAAAATGCTCCTTTCGATACAGAAGTTTGGGGAGTAGAGTTCGACTGGCAAACTAATTTCTGGTATTTGCCTTCTGTATTAAAAGGCTTGGTATTAAACATCAATTATACCCGGATGTTTTCAGAGACTTCTTATCGAACAACGATACAGACAGGTACTCTATGCGTTTCTGCCTGCGGTACACCCTTTCAAACCAGTATTCCTGTATATGGTGATTCAACACGGACAGGTAGGGCTTTTGATCAGCCCGCACATTTGTTAAATGTGACATTAGGCTATGATTATAAAGGCTTCTCAGGCAGATTCTCGTATCTATTTCAGGGGGATAGATTGACAGGTATGGTAAGTGTAACCAGGCCAGTTCAGGATTCTTTCTCTGATGAGTACCGAAGATGGGACATCACACTAAAGCAAAGCCTTGGAGAAGCGATAGAATTATATGGCAACTTTAGTAACCTCACCAGTACTCCGGATCGGAATTTAATTGGTGATGGAGAAGGAGACAGTAGTAGGGGCTTTGGCAGTACAAGCTTTGTTCAATACTATGGATTTACAATGGATTTGGGCGTGAGGCTCAGGTTCTAA